A section of the Schistosoma haematobium chromosome ZW, whole genome shotgun sequence genome encodes:
- the CLEC16A_1 gene encoding Protein CL16A, variant 3 (EggNog:ENOG410VF7C~COG:K), which produces MFGRGKSSLSKPKKVHSLENLKYLHSVLQKNRAVSEQNYGILVEALRLIAEILIWGDQNDSSVMDFFLEKNILEYFLQYMKQDLSRRICVQLLQTLNILFENITNQTAIYYLLSNNHTNAIITHRFDFTDEEVMAYYISFLKILSFRLNVNTISFFYIESRREFNLYVEAIKLFAHPEGMVRIAVRTITLNVHKVKDEAALEFIHHQTSLIYFSHLVWSIGNTILDIDCHKCQTKLKDLVAEHIDHLHYIDDLLSLGIEGLNEVLCDQLLRRLFIPLHIYSLLKQYKSDATTNLGTVRRPRLSYSVTVFTLIHMYLFLRDTRLICLLTEAILIGDLTLPGLIIPCNIPCSNSQIVFNDPTTQDCSVSFQRNLNYEETDDTACDDDPAMIIAKTLIAATVSLRASDQASPGQRLTTYLIHSVTSKNPLIFSQPSESLEHGLTQAKGVTPTLMSVLWPPNVAPLKLVEKNTETYVSLK; this is translated from the exons ATGTTCGGACGAGGGAAAAGTAGTCTCTCGAAGCCAAAAAAGGTTCATTCTCTTGAAAATTTGAA ATATCTTCACTCCGTGTTACAAAAGAATCGAGCTGTTAGTGAACAAAACTATGGGATACTAGTTGAAGCTCTTCGATTAATTGCAGAAATTTTAATCTGGGGTGATCAAAATGATAGTTCAGTCATGGA cttttttcttgaaaagaatattctggAGTACTTTTTGCAGTATATGAAACAAGATTTAAGTCGAAGAATATGTGTTCAGTTACTACAAACTTTAAATAtcttatttgaaaatataacaAATCAAACAGCTATCT ATTACCTTCTGTCAAACAATCATACAAATGCTATCATTACGCATCGTTTTGATTTCACCGACGAAGAA GTGATGGCTTATTATATTTCCTTTCTAAAAATATTATCCTTTCGTCTCAACGTAAATACCATCAGCTTTTTCTACATTGAG tCTCGTCGAGAGTTTAATTTATATGTTGAAGCGATTAAATTGTTCGCTCACCCGGAGGGTATGGTTCGTATTGCTGTACGTACTATCACTCTAAATGTACATAAAG TTAAAGATGAAGCTGCTTTGGAGTTTATTCACCATCAGACTTCATTAATTTACTTCTCACATCTTGTGTGGTCAATAGGTAATACAATATTAGATATTGATTGCCATAA GTGTCAAACTAAGTTGAAAGATTTAGTTGCAGAGCATATTGATCATTTACACTACATAGATGACTTGTTGTCACTGGGTATAGAAGGTTTAAATGAAGTACTGTGTGACCAGTTACTGAGGAGATTATTTATACCGTTACATATCTACTCCTTATTGAAGCAATACAAGTCGGATGCAACAACAAATCTAGGGACA gtTCGTAGACCTCGTCTATCCTATTCCGTGACAGTGTTTACACTAATTCATATGTATTTATTTCTACGTGATACTCGACTAATCTGTTTACTTACGGAAGCTATTCTAATTGGCGATCTCACATTGCCTGGCTTAATAATACCTTGTAATATACCATGTTCCAATTCACAAATTGTCTTCAATGACCCCACAACTCAGGATTGTTCTGTAAGTTTTCAAAGAAATTTAAATTACGAAGAGACTGATGATACTGCATGTGATGATGATCCAGCAATGATCATTGCTAAAACGTTAATTGCTGCCACTGTGTCTTTACGAGCTTCTGACCAGGCATCACCTGGGCAAAGATTAACTACCTACTTAATACATTCAGTGACATCCAAAAATCCATTGATATTTTCTCAACCTAGTGAATCATTAGAACATGGATTAACTCAAGCGAAAGGTGTAACACCGACATTGATGTCTGTTCTATGGCCACCCAATGTGGCTCCACTAAAACTAGTGGAGAAGAATACAGAAACTTACGTGAGTTTAAAATAG
- the CLEC16A_1 gene encoding Protein CL16A (EggNog:ENOG410VF7C~COG:K), whose translation MFGRGKSSLSKPKKVHSLENLKYLHSVLQKNRAVSEQNYGILVEALRLIAEILIWGDQNDSSVMDFFLEKNILEYFLQYMKQDLSRRICVQLLQTLNILFENITNQTAIYYLLSNNHTNAIITHRFDFTDEEVMAYYISFLKILSFRLNVNTISFFYIESRREFNLYVEAIKLFAHPEGMVRIAVRTITLNVHKVKDEAALEFIHHQTSLIYFSHLVWSIGNTILDIDCHKCQTKLKDLVAEHIDHLHYIDDLLSLGIEGLNEVLCDQLLRRLFIPLHIYSLLKQYKSDATTNLGTVS comes from the exons ATGTTCGGACGAGGGAAAAGTAGTCTCTCGAAGCCAAAAAAGGTTCATTCTCTTGAAAATTTGAA ATATCTTCACTCCGTGTTACAAAAGAATCGAGCTGTTAGTGAACAAAACTATGGGATACTAGTTGAAGCTCTTCGATTAATTGCAGAAATTTTAATCTGGGGTGATCAAAATGATAGTTCAGTCATGGA cttttttcttgaaaagaatattctggAGTACTTTTTGCAGTATATGAAACAAGATTTAAGTCGAAGAATATGTGTTCAGTTACTACAAACTTTAAATAtcttatttgaaaatataacaAATCAAACAGCTATCT ATTACCTTCTGTCAAACAATCATACAAATGCTATCATTACGCATCGTTTTGATTTCACCGACGAAGAA GTGATGGCTTATTATATTTCCTTTCTAAAAATATTATCCTTTCGTCTCAACGTAAATACCATCAGCTTTTTCTACATTGAG tCTCGTCGAGAGTTTAATTTATATGTTGAAGCGATTAAATTGTTCGCTCACCCGGAGGGTATGGTTCGTATTGCTGTACGTACTATCACTCTAAATGTACATAAAG TTAAAGATGAAGCTGCTTTGGAGTTTATTCACCATCAGACTTCATTAATTTACTTCTCACATCTTGTGTGGTCAATAGGTAATACAATATTAGATATTGATTGCCATAA GTGTCAAACTAAGTTGAAAGATTTAGTTGCAGAGCATATTGATCATTTACACTACATAGATGACTTGTTGTCACTGGGTATAGAAGGTTTAAATGAAGTACTGTGTGACCAGTTACTGAGGAGATTATTTATACCGTTACATATCTACTCCTTATTGAAGCAATACAAGTCGGATGCAACAACAAATCTAGGGACAGTAAGTTGA
- the RANBP3_3 gene encoding Ran-binding protein 3 (EggNog:ENOG410V9C7~COG:U) produces MSGMYFSSSKRTMLLQNRFALTPEPMIKSEVIEWVDQLTYFKDLFSPDRPLFDEISAQTQKVHSAFANLCCLWQKLNLFIMESNADLEEVQINVNGTNRPHAKSIEQNFSSSIRNHSVSCTEAPAVSLETSNDLSKSPTISSSSTVTKEEFWLDYDFGSNISSRVVNARVLKGASVNL; encoded by the exons ATGTCTGGGATGTATTTCTCTTCATCTAAACGCACAATGTTACTTCAAAATAGATTCGCACTGACACCTGAACCAATGATAaagagtgaagtaattgagtggGTCGACCAGCTCACTTATTTTAAGGATCTCTTCAGTCCTGATAGGCCTTTATTTGATGAAATCTCGGCACAAACCCAGAAAGTTCACTCGGCTTTTGCTAACTTGTGTTGTTTGTGGC AGAAATTGAATTTGTTCATTATGGAAAGTAACGCTGATCTGGAAGAAGTTCAAATTAACGTCAATGGAACGAACCGTCCTCACGCTAAATCGATAGAACAGAATTTTTCTAGTTCAATACGTAATCATTCAGTTTCTTGCACAGAAGCTCCCGCTGTGTCGCTTGAAACATCAAATGATTTGTCTAAGTCACCTACCATTTCGTCAAGTTCTACTGTAACCAAAGAAGAATTTTGGTTGGATTACGATTTTGGGTCAAATATTTCATCACGTGTTGTAAATGCTCGTGTGTTGAAAGGTGCCTCGgttaatttataa